One segment of Ignavibacteriales bacterium DNA contains the following:
- a CDS encoding 3-isopropylmalate dehydratase large subunit: MGMTLVEKILAKATGQTAVKAGDVLEPKVDLAMSHENAALVINQFSEIYKDTGIPLKVWDSSKIAIIFDHRVPAESAKTATNQKKIRDFVGKQGITKFHDIRGDEGGICHQVLPENGYVIPGSVIVGTDSHTTSHGALGTFAFGIGATEMASVWTLGTVLNVEVPGTIKINAKGKFSSGVYPKDLILYLIGKLTAEGANFKVLEFHGEAIKNMSTSGRLTLSNMSVEAGATSGIVPPDEETVRYLKQEAGVDFKGELMKPDPDAKYDQVIEVDVSTLAPQIAKPHTVDNVKPINEVLNVKLNQVVIGSCTNGRLDDLEEAAKILKGKKVAQGVRMLVFPASWRIYREALKRGYIADLMDAGAVIMNSNCGCCLGVHQGALADGDVSLSTTNRNFKGRQGNPNSDVYLCSAAVAAASAITGVITDPRGVN; this comes from the coding sequence ATGGGAATGACACTTGTAGAAAAAATACTGGCAAAGGCAACCGGGCAGACGGCGGTGAAAGCCGGTGATGTGCTGGAGCCGAAGGTCGATCTTGCGATGTCGCATGAGAATGCGGCATTGGTGATCAATCAATTTTCAGAAATTTATAAAGATACAGGCATCCCGCTGAAGGTTTGGGATTCATCAAAGATCGCAATCATCTTCGATCATCGCGTACCCGCCGAAAGCGCAAAGACTGCGACGAATCAAAAAAAGATTCGCGATTTTGTCGGGAAGCAGGGAATTACAAAATTTCACGACATTCGCGGTGATGAAGGAGGAATCTGCCATCAGGTGTTGCCGGAGAACGGATACGTGATTCCGGGATCGGTGATTGTCGGAACCGACAGTCACACTACCAGTCATGGCGCTCTTGGAACATTTGCGTTCGGTATCGGTGCAACTGAAATGGCAAGCGTATGGACGCTCGGGACCGTGTTGAATGTTGAGGTTCCCGGTACTATCAAAATAAATGCGAAGGGAAAATTTTCATCTGGTGTTTATCCAAAAGATTTAATTCTTTATTTAATTGGAAAACTTACCGCCGAAGGTGCGAACTTTAAAGTTTTGGAATTCCACGGTGAAGCAATAAAAAATATGAGCACTTCCGGTCGTCTCACACTTTCAAATATGTCTGTAGAAGCCGGAGCGACATCGGGCATCGTACCGCCGGACGAGGAGACAGTCCGCTATCTGAAACAAGAAGCCGGTGTCGATTTCAAAGGTGAACTAATGAAACCTGATCCGGATGCAAAATATGATCAGGTGATTGAAGTTGACGTATCCACGCTCGCACCGCAAATTGCGAAGCCGCACACTGTTGACAATGTCAAGCCGATAAACGAAGTATTAAATGTTAAACTAAATCAGGTCGTTATCGGATCGTGTACAAACGGACGTCTCGACGACCTGGAAGAAGCAGCAAAAATTTTAAAAGGAAAGAAAGTCGCGCAAGGCGTTCGTATGCTTGTATTTCCGGCATCGTGGAGAATTTACAGAGAAGCGCTCAAGCGCGGTTACATCGCTGACCTGATGGATGCAGGGGCGGTCATCATGAATTCAAATTGCGGTTGCTGTCTTGGTGTTCATCAAGGAGCGCTGGCCGATGGCGATGTTTCACTTTCGACGACTAACCGAAACTTTAAAGGCAGACAGGGCAATCCGAATTCCGATGTCTATCTTTGTTCCGCTGCCGTTGCCGCAGCATCCGCAATAACTGGTGTAATAACTGATCCGAGAGGAGTAAATTAA